From the Hevea brasiliensis isolate MT/VB/25A 57/8 chromosome 15, ASM3005281v1, whole genome shotgun sequence genome, one window contains:
- the LOC131173853 gene encoding serine acetyltransferase 1, chloroplastic-like isoform X1 has protein sequence MKAPVVAPFLCKALYPRCNPFFFTLASSSIYSLSKHLHYNPLATCVDTPRAEPSQICRDQSDDHVYKYVTYCRPTFSDHVSGLPFSKNHMKTIHTDSVAEDLHHENETKEDPWLKMQEDARLDADREPVLSSYYYTSILSQKTLERALANHLAIKLSNSSLPSSTLFDIFIGALEENQDIIGAVKEDLRAVKERDPACISYVHCFLNFKGFLACQAHRIAHKLWAQGRNVLAILIQNRVSDAFAVDIHPGARIGQGILLDHATGLVVGETAVIGNNVSILHNVTLGGTGKACGDRHPKIGDGVLIGAGTCILGNIRIGEGAKIGACSVVLKDVPPRTTAVGNPAKLVGGTQNPIKLDKIPSFTMDHTSHIAEWSDYVV, from the coding sequence ATGAAAGCTCCGGTCGTAGCCCCTTTTCTATGTAAGGCCCTTTACCCTCGCTGCAACCCTTTCTTCTTTACACTTGCTTCGTCATCAATTTACTCCCTTTCCAAGCATCTCCATTATAATCCCTTGGCTACTTGTGTTGACACTCCTAGAGCGGAACCCTCTCAAATTTGTCGCGATCAAAGTGATGATCATGTTTACAAGTATGTGACATATTGTCGACCCACTTTCTCCGATCATGTTTCTGGCTTACCCTTTAGCAAGAATCATATGAAAACCATACACACGGATTCAGTTGCGGAAGATCTGCATCACGAAAACGAGACTAAAGAAGATCCATGGCTCAAAATGCAGGAGGACGCCAGGTTAGATGCAGATCGAGAACCAGTTCTGTCCAGCTACTACTATACCTCCATTCTGTCTCAGAAGACACTAGAAAGGGCGTTGGCGAATCATCTCGCTATTAAGTTAAGCAATTCCAGCCTTCCTAGTAGTACTCTGTTTGATATTTTTATAGGGGCTCTTGAAGAGAATCAAGACATCATTGGTGCAGTGAAGGAAGATTTGAGAGCTGTGAAGGAAAGAGACCCCGCCTGCATAAGCTACGTGCACTGTTTCTTGAATTTCAAAGGGTTTCTGGCATGCCAAGCCCATAGAATAGCACATAAATTATGGGCACAAGGTAGAAATGTTTTAGCTATATTGATCCAAAACAGAGTATCTGATGCGTTTGCGGTTGATATTCACCCAGGAGCAAGGATCGGACAGGGGATATTACTTGATCATGCCACAGGACTAGTTGTTGGAGAGACTGCTGTGATTGGGAACAATGTGTCAATCTTGCATAATGTGACCTTAGGTGGTACTGGGAAGGCTTGTGGAGACAGGCATCCAAAGATTGGTGATGGGGTTTTGATTGGGGCTGGTACTTGTATTTTGGGTAACATTAGGATTGGTGAAGGGGCCAAGATTGGGGCTTGTTCAGTGGTGTTGAAGGACGTGCCACCCAGGACTACTGCTGTTGGCAACCCAGCTAAATTGGTTGGAGGAACGCAGAACCCGATTAAGCTTGACAAGATTCCTAGTTTTACCATGGATCACACTTCACACATAGCAGAGTGGTCTGATTATGTCGTATAG
- the LOC131174137 gene encoding desmethyl-deoxy-podophyllotoxin synthase-like produces MRKICTLELLSAKRVLSFRSIREEEVSDLMRSISSNSGSLMNLSKMLAAFSFGVISRAAFGRTRNVQESFVPLIEEIILLSEGFSISDLFPSVKMLRMISGMRSRLERLHQEADRILENIINDHKARKAETKLADEANDLVDVLLKLQDQENREFPLTIDNIKAVILDMFIAGSDTSFTTSEWAISEMLKNPRVMKKAQAEVRQVFSEKGHVDEADLGELNYLKLVIKETLRLHPPVPLLIPRESREQCEINGYQIPIKSKLIVNAWAIGRDPNYWTEADRFNPERFSDSTVDYKGANMEFIPFGAGRRMCPGISFGIANVEILLANLLFYFDWKLPHGMKQEELDMAESFGAVARRKNDLGLIPTLSHPLPVA; encoded by the exons ATGAGGAAAATTTGCACGTTGGAGCTGCTAAGCGCTAAGCGGGTGCTATCATTCAGATCAATCAGAGAAGAAGAGGTATCAGATCTAATGAGAAGCATTTCTTCTAATTCGGGATCTCTGATGAACCTTAGTAAGATGTTGGCTGCTTTCTCATTCGGTGTCATTTCAAGGGCAGCCTTTGGCAGGACAAGGAACGTGCAAGAATCATTTGTACCTCTCATtgaagaaattattttattatcagAAGGTTTTAGTATTTCGGATTTATTCCCTTCCGTTAAAATGCTTCGAATGATTAGTGGGATGAGATCTAGATTGGAAAGGTTACATCAGGAAGCAGACAGGATACTTGAAAATATAATCAATGATCACAAAGCCAGAAAAGCAGAGACTAAGCTTGCTGATGAGGCTAATGACCTTGTAGACGTTCTTTTGAAGCTTCAGGATCAAGAAAACCGTGAGTTCCCTTTAACAATCGACAACATCAAGGCAGTAATCCTG GACATGTTCATTGCTGGCAGTGACACTTCATTTACAACTTCAGAATGGGCGATATCAGAAATGCTAAAAAACCCAAGAGTGATGAAAAAGGCACAAGCAGAGGTAAGGCAAGTTTTCAGTGAAAAAGGTCATGTTGATGAAGCAGATCTTGGAGAATTAAATTACTTGAAATTAGTTATCAAAGAGACTCTAAGATTACACCCTCCCGTTCCTTTGCTAATTCCAAGAGAATCTCGAGAGCAGTGCGAGATTAATGGATATCAGATACCCATCAAATCCAAATTGATTGTTAATGCTTGGGCGATTGGTAGGGATCCAAATTATTGGACTGAGGCTGATAGATTCAATCCAGAAAGATTCTCTGACAGTACAGTAGATTACAAGGGAGCTAATATGGAGTTCATCCCATTTGGTGCTGGAAGGAGGATGTGTCCtggcatatcatttggtattGCTAACGTCGAGATTCTACTTGCAAATTTGCTATTCTATTTTGATTGGAAACTCCCTCATGGAATGAAGCAAGAAGAATTAGACATGGCAGAGTCTTTTGGAGCAGTTGCCAGAAGAAAAAATGACTTGGGCTTGATTCCTACTCTGTCCCATCCATTGCCAGTTGCATAA
- the LOC110655078 gene encoding serine acetyltransferase 1, chloroplastic, producing MKVPVVAPSPYKAFSSLRDPFFFTLASSSIYSFSKHLHFNPMAACVDTPRVKPSQISRDPNRSESDDHAYKYVTYCRPSFSDHVSGLPFSKNHMKTIHTNSVAEDLPHENQNKEDPWLKMQEEARLDADQEPVLSSYYYTSILSQKTLERALANHLAIKLSNSSLPSSTLFDIFLGVLEESQDIITAVKKDLRAVKERDPACISYMHCFLNFKGFLACQAHRIAHKLWAQGRNVLAILIQNRVSEAFAVDIHPGARIGQGILFDHATGLVVGETAVIGNNVSILHNVTLGGTGKACGDRHPKIGDGVLIGAGTCILGNIRIGEGAKIGACSVVLKDVPPRTTAVGNPAKLVGGKENPIKLDKIPSFTMDHTSHIAEWSDYVV from the coding sequence ATGAAAGTTCCGGTCGTAGCCCCTTCTCCATATAAGGCCTTTTCTTCTCTCCGCGATCCTTTCTTCTTTACACTCGCTTCTTCATCAATTTACTCCTTTTCCAAGCATCTCCATTTTAATCCCATGGCTGCTTGTGTTGACACTCCTAGAGTGAAGCCCTCTCAAATTTCTCGCGATCCAAACAGGTCTGAAAGTGATGATCATGCTTACAAGTATGTGACATATTGTCGACCCAGTTTCTCCGATCATGTTTCTGGCTTACCCTTTAGCAAGAATCATATGAAAACCATACACACGAATTCAGTTGCGGAAGATCTGCCTCACGAAAACCAAAATAAAGAAGATCCATGGCTCAAAATGCAGGAGGAAGCCAGGTTAGATGCTGATCAAGAGCCAGTTCTATCCAGCTACTACTATACCTCCATTCTGTCTCAGAAGACTCTAGAAAGGGCGTTGGCGAATCATCTTGCAATTAAGTTAAGCAATTCCAGCCTTCCTAGTAGTACTCTGTTTGATATTTTTTTGGGGGTTCTTGAAGAGAGTCAAGACATCATTACTGCGGTGAAGAAAGATTTGAGAGCTGTGAAGGAAAGAGACCCTGCCTGCATAAGCTACATGCACTGTTTCTTGAATTTCAAAGGGTTTCTGGCATGCCAAGCCCATAGAATAGCGCACAAATTATGGGCACAGGGTAGAAATGTTTTAGCTATATTGATCCAAAACAGAGTATCTGAGGCGTTTGCGGTTGATATTCATCCAGGAGCAAGGATCGGACAGGGAATATTATTTGATCATGCCACAGGATTAGTTGTTGGAGAGACTGCTGTGATTGGGAACAATGTGTCAATCTTGCATAATGTGACTTTAGGTGGTACTGGGAAGGCTTGTGGAGACAGGCATCCAAAGATTGGTGATGGGGTTTTGATTGGGGCTGGTACTTGTATTTTGGGTAACATTAGGATTGGTGAAGGGGCCAAGATTGGGGCTTGTTCAGTGGTGTTGAAGGACGTGCCACCCAGGACTACTGCTGTTGGCAACCCGGCTAAATTGGTTGGAGGAAAGGAGAACCCGATTAAGCTTGACAAAATTCCAAGCTTTACCATGGACCACACTTCACACATAGCTGAGTGGTCTGATTATGTTGTATAA
- the LOC131173853 gene encoding serine acetyltransferase 1, chloroplastic-like isoform X2, whose protein sequence is MKAPVVAPFLCKALYPRCNPFFFTLASSSIYSLSKHLHYNPLATCVDTPRAEPSQICRDQSDDHVYKYVTYCRPTFSDHVSGLPFSKNHMKTIHTDSVAEDLHHENETKEDPWLKMQEDARLDADREPVLSSYYYTSILSQKTLERALANHLAIKLSNSSLPSSTLFDIFIGALEENQDIIGAVKEDLRAVKERDPACISYVHCFLNFKGFLACQAHRIAHKLWAQGARIGQGILLDHATGLVVGETAVIGNNVSILHNVTLGGTGKACGDRHPKIGDGVLIGAGTCILGNIRIGEGAKIGACSVVLKDVPPRTTAVGNPAKLVGGTQNPIKLDKIPSFTMDHTSHIAEWSDYVV, encoded by the exons ATGAAAGCTCCGGTCGTAGCCCCTTTTCTATGTAAGGCCCTTTACCCTCGCTGCAACCCTTTCTTCTTTACACTTGCTTCGTCATCAATTTACTCCCTTTCCAAGCATCTCCATTATAATCCCTTGGCTACTTGTGTTGACACTCCTAGAGCGGAACCCTCTCAAATTTGTCGCGATCAAAGTGATGATCATGTTTACAAGTATGTGACATATTGTCGACCCACTTTCTCCGATCATGTTTCTGGCTTACCCTTTAGCAAGAATCATATGAAAACCATACACACGGATTCAGTTGCGGAAGATCTGCATCACGAAAACGAGACTAAAGAAGATCCATGGCTCAAAATGCAGGAGGACGCCAGGTTAGATGCAGATCGAGAACCAGTTCTGTCCAGCTACTACTATACCTCCATTCTGTCTCAGAAGACACTAGAAAGGGCGTTGGCGAATCATCTCGCTATTAAGTTAAGCAATTCCAGCCTTCCTAGTAGTACTCTGTTTGATATTTTTATAGGGGCTCTTGAAGAGAATCAAGACATCATTGGTGCAGTGAAGGAAGATTTGAGAGCTGTGAAGGAAAGAGACCCCGCCTGCATAAGCTACGTGCACTGTTTCTTGAATTTCAAAGGGTTTCTGGCATGCCAAGCCCATAGAATAGCACATAAATTATGGGCACAAG GAGCAAGGATCGGACAGGGGATATTACTTGATCATGCCACAGGACTAGTTGTTGGAGAGACTGCTGTGATTGGGAACAATGTGTCAATCTTGCATAATGTGACCTTAGGTGGTACTGGGAAGGCTTGTGGAGACAGGCATCCAAAGATTGGTGATGGGGTTTTGATTGGGGCTGGTACTTGTATTTTGGGTAACATTAGGATTGGTGAAGGGGCCAAGATTGGGGCTTGTTCAGTGGTGTTGAAGGACGTGCCACCCAGGACTACTGCTGTTGGCAACCCAGCTAAATTGGTTGGAGGAACGCAGAACCCGATTAAGCTTGACAAGATTCCTAGTTTTACCATGGATCACACTTCACACATAGCAGAGTGGTCTGATTATGTCGTATAG